A single genomic interval of Bacteroidota bacterium harbors:
- a CDS encoding arsenate reductase ArsC, with the protein MTKKILVLCTGNSCRSQIAEGYLRYFAGKKADVYSSGVETHGVNPKAIVTMQEDGIDISNHTSNNIDEYRNIDFDFVITVCDNAKERCPFFPTKAKKFHQNFPDPAKSIGTDEEISEEFRKVRQLIKEYCKQFVADNL; encoded by the coding sequence ATGACAAAGAAAATTTTAGTGCTTTGCACAGGAAACAGTTGCAGAAGCCAAATTGCAGAAGGTTATTTACGCTATTTTGCAGGTAAAAAAGCAGACGTTTACAGTTCAGGTGTGGAAACGCACGGAGTAAACCCAAAAGCAATTGTCACAATGCAAGAAGACGGCATTGACATTTCTAATCACACCTCAAACAATATTGACGAATACCGAAATATAGATTTTGATTTTGTAATTACAGTTTGCGACAATGCAAAAGAGCGTTGTCCATTCTTTCCAACCAAAGCAAAAAAGTTTCATCAAAACTTTCCCGACCCTGCAAAATCGATAGGAACAGACGAAGAAATTAGTGAAGAATTTAGAAAAGTCAGGCAGTTAATAAAGGAGTATTGTAAACAGTTTGTTGCAGATAATTTATAG